TTCGGCTGTCGCGGAATTCAACTCGCTGCTCTGCCCAAACGAAAGCTACCGACCGCGTCAGGAGTTTCGACATTTCACTGAGCAAATCGAACGATTTGCCTCCTCTGAGAGGTGTTCATGCCTACCAACGGCCAGAAATACACCATCGGAAAATCAACCGTCACTTTGAGGATCGGCGACATCATCGACTCCGAGGCTGATGTTCTGGTCAGCTCGGACGATGATCATTTCTCGATGCGTAGTGGCGTATCCAAGGCCATCAGGCAGGCGGCCGGCGACGGAATTAGCACCGAGTTGGCCGGCAAGGTTGGCAAGCACAAACTGGGCAGCGTCGTCGTAACATCGGCGGGAGAACTCAAGAAACAGGCCCACATATTTCACGGCGTCACCCGCCTCCGCGAATTCGATAGCCTTGCTGGACAAGATGGAACTCAATTCGATTGCCTTCCCCGCGCTGGGCACGGGCTTCGCAAAATTTGATCCAAAAGAAGTCGCCGTAATCATGGCAAAAGTCCTCACCGAACAATTGCACGCCCTGAGCAAGCCGCTGGATGTCGAAGTGGTCCTGCATGCCGATAGCCTCAAAGAGAATCTC
This genomic stretch from Nordella sp. HKS 07 harbors:
- a CDS encoding macro domain-containing protein, coding for MPTNGQKYTIGKSTVTLRIGDIIDSEADVLVSSDDDHFSMRSGVSKAIRQAAGDGISTELAGKVGKHKLGSVVVTSAGELKKQAHIFHGVTRLREFDSLAGQDGTQFDCLPRAGHGLRKI